GAGTGGTGACGCCGGTGGCCAACAAAATAGTGCGCAAATTTTACAACTGGGCGCAGGCCAATTCATTGTGGATTTTAGCCTTTGGGACGGGCTGCGGTTCCATCGAGCTGCCGCCTTTGTACACGGCGCGCTACGACGTTTCGCGCTACGGCATTTTCCCTCGCCCCACGCCGCGGCAGGCCGGCGTATTCATCATTAGCGGCTACCTTTCGGTAAAAACGCTCAAACGCGTCATCCGCAGTTACGAACAGATGCAAAACCCCAAATTTGTACTGGGCCTGGGAAGCTGCACGGTAAACGGCGGCATGTATTTTGACAGTTACAACACCATCAATCGTCTGGATTATTATCTGCCGGTCGATGTTTACATCGCTGGCTGCATGCCCCGGCCAGAAGCGCTGATCGCCGGTTTTAATGAACTAAAAAAGATGATTAAACAAGGAAAGGCCGAAGGGGCCAATCAATACGCGGAAAATTTCGACTGGTATAAAGCCAATCAGAAAAAAATAATTAAGGACTGGGATTTACCGGAATACAATTGGTAGGTGGCTATGGAAGAAATTCTTAATCGATTGGATCAAAAATTTTATGTGCAGGCGCGCGATGTGCAGCGCCGCAATCTGGCTTTTATTACGCTCAACAAAAATGTGGCGGTGCAGGCCATTACGTACCTGAGGGATGTGGAAGGCTTTCGCCATCTGGTGCTCATTTCGGCCGTGGACTACATCGAACGCAACCTGTTTCAGTTAACGTACATTTTACACAACTACCGTTTGCACAGCGACATTGCCGTTCGCGTAGAGATTGATCGTCAAAATCCGCAAATGGAGAGCATCCATCATCTGTGGGCGGCGGCTCAGGTTTACCAGCGGGAGTTGAAAGAGATGTTTGGCATCGACTTTCCCGGCAGCCCACGTGTGGATGAGTCGATGATTCTGGAAGGCTGGGACAACATCCCGCCCATGCGCAAGGAATTTGACACCAAAAAATATTCGGAAGAGACCTATTTTCCTCGCGAAGGAAGGGCGTCCTGCGATCCTGTAAAAATTATGGAAAAGAAACTTTACCGTGTAGAGGCTGAGGTTAAATATGAAATCAAAAGAATTGTCCGCGACAATCGAGATAAACAAGCAAGCGGCGAATAAAACGCCGATCAGTCCATGGGAACCATTCTGGGCTGAGCAAAAACAATTCGATTTAAAGTCCGGCAAATATTTAAAGATATGGCATGGGCCGCAGCATCCTGGTGTAACGGGCAACATGGCCCTGGAACTGACGCTGCAGGGCGACGTGGTGGTGGAGTGTAAAACGCATGTTGGCTATTTGCACCGCGGCTTCGAAAAGCTGATGGAACGCCGCAAATTCATACAGTGTTTTCCCATCGTTTGCCGCATTTGTGTGCCCGAACCGGATTACAACGAATACCTGTTCGCCGCTGCCGTGGAAGAGCTGGCCGGCATTCAGGTGCCGGAGCGCGGGCAGTGGATTCGCGCCCTGGTGCTGGAGATGATCCGTCTGGCTTCGTTAACCATGGGTCTGGGCGGTCAGGCTGGCGCCTTTGGATTGAGTCCCATCGGACAATGGGGCGTGGCCCATCGCGACTTTATTCTCGATCTGTTCGAAGAACTGACCGGCGGCCGCATTTACCACATGTACATTGTGCCGGGCGGCGTGCGTCAGGATTTTCCGGACGACGGATTTCCCGGCCGCGTTGAAGAGGTGCTGCAAAAACTGGAAAAGTTGATACTGGACATCGAAAGGGTGATGTTTAACAACGCAGTTTTTAAATCCCGCGCCCGCGGCCTGGGTAAAATTCCTGCCGATTGGATCGAACCTTTTGGCATCACGGGCACCACGGCGCGCGCCGCCGGCGTTGCCATCGACGTGCGTAAAGACAACCCTTATCTGATTTACGATCAACTGGACTTCGAAATCATTCTGGGAACGGAATCGGATGTTTACGAACGCACCCTGTTGCGTAAAGAGGAAATTTTGAATTCCATCAACTTAATCCGCCAGATTTTGAAAAAAATGCCCCGAACAGGCCCGGTGCGCGTCAAGCTGCCCAATGTGCTGCACTGGAAGGTTCCGGCCGGCGAGACTTACGTGCGCGCCGAAACGGGGCGCGGCGAGATGGGTTATTATCTGGTCAGCGACGGCAGCGAGT
This sequence is a window from Caldithrix abyssi DSM 13497. Protein-coding genes within it:
- the nuoB gene encoding NADH-quinone oxidoreductase subunit NuoB — translated: MDDKELKQIMEEGFNAQDYFCDARPRVVTPVANKIVRKFYNWAQANSLWILAFGTGCGSIELPPLYTARYDVSRYGIFPRPTPRQAGVFIISGYLSVKTLKRVIRSYEQMQNPKFVLGLGSCTVNGGMYFDSYNTINRLDYYLPVDVYIAGCMPRPEALIAGFNELKKMIKQGKAEGANQYAENFDWYKANQKKIIKDWDLPEYNW
- a CDS encoding NADH-quinone oxidoreductase subunit C, with protein sequence MEEILNRLDQKFYVQARDVQRRNLAFITLNKNVAVQAITYLRDVEGFRHLVLISAVDYIERNLFQLTYILHNYRLHSDIAVRVEIDRQNPQMESIHHLWAAAQVYQRELKEMFGIDFPGSPRVDESMILEGWDNIPPMRKEFDTKKYSEETYFPREGRASCDPVKIMEKKLYRVEAEVKYEIKRIVRDNRDKQASGE
- a CDS encoding NADH-quinone oxidoreductase subunit D → MSATIEINKQAANKTPISPWEPFWAEQKQFDLKSGKYLKIWHGPQHPGVTGNMALELTLQGDVVVECKTHVGYLHRGFEKLMERRKFIQCFPIVCRICVPEPDYNEYLFAAAVEELAGIQVPERGQWIRALVLEMIRLASLTMGLGGQAGAFGLSPIGQWGVAHRDFILDLFEELTGGRIYHMYIVPGGVRQDFPDDGFPGRVEEVLQKLEKLILDIERVMFNNAVFKSRARGLGKIPADWIEPFGITGTTARAAGVAIDVRKDNPYLIYDQLDFEIILGTESDVYERTLLRKEEILNSINLIRQILKKMPRTGPVRVKLPNVLHWKVPAGETYVRAETGRGEMGYYLVSDGSEYPRRVHVRGASYTHAMALLEQLAVGLSIADVAGLMVSLQTCPPEIER